A region from the Spirochaeta thermophila DSM 6192 genome encodes:
- a CDS encoding glycoside hydrolase family 3 protein — MSRGGHAPLLSLLLLPWMLPAGPASFWDLTEEEIPSFLEAMSDEETISQVFLIGYEGETPDPRILQWIERYNLGGIKIFGRNAERLLPVVRSVAAYQEKALAHRSGIPLLVATDQEGGWVRHIKGETVETPGNMAIGATRLPYEAYQTGLLIGKELRALGITMNFAPTVDVYVNPEAHVIGPRSFGSDPRLVATLALSFYHGSLDAGVIPVAKHFPGHGNARGDSHGELPVVEDDLATLWERDWLPYRILIREGLPAVMVGHLNFPLLSKNDLPATLSPRVISLLREKLGFQGLVITDDLYMMGARVAGEDIPHIVVEALSAGNDMVLLSRPPHPGDPVWEAVLSRYRNDPEFRKRIQTSVRRIITLKIRYLKAMGPKGLIPSEETLREVFPDEETAEAFGEQALRAVTMIRNGKVPLSPGGDARVLLVGQHTRFLSIGKEYFPRADTFQFSYLPFYFASEQVKTRLSRLVQQYDLVIYCLMNPNSLEVLASLEEWAPRIAVLSTLTPVYLAEVPWVDTAVAIYGTSEECYRGGFLALMGKLTPAGTLPISLTPPSGAPP, encoded by the coding sequence ATGAGTAGAGGGGGACACGCCCCCCTACTTTCCCTTCTCCTCCTCCCATGGATGCTGCCGGCCGGTCCCGCTTCGTTCTGGGACCTCACGGAGGAGGAGATCCCTTCCTTCCTCGAAGCCATGTCCGACGAGGAGACGATCAGCCAGGTCTTCCTCATAGGGTACGAGGGCGAGACCCCCGACCCCCGGATCCTGCAGTGGATCGAGCGCTACAACCTGGGCGGCATCAAGATCTTCGGGAGGAACGCCGAGCGCCTCCTCCCGGTGGTGAGGAGTGTGGCGGCCTACCAGGAAAAGGCGCTCGCTCACCGTTCCGGCATCCCCCTCCTCGTCGCCACCGACCAGGAGGGCGGATGGGTCCGCCACATAAAGGGGGAGACCGTAGAGACTCCCGGGAACATGGCCATCGGCGCGACCCGCCTCCCCTACGAGGCCTATCAGACCGGCCTCCTCATCGGAAAGGAATTGAGGGCCCTGGGGATCACCATGAACTTCGCCCCCACGGTGGACGTGTACGTCAATCCCGAAGCCCACGTGATAGGGCCCAGATCCTTTGGATCGGATCCCCGGCTGGTCGCCACGCTTGCGCTCTCCTTCTACCATGGGAGCCTGGACGCCGGGGTGATCCCGGTGGCCAAACACTTCCCGGGACACGGGAACGCCCGCGGGGACTCCCACGGCGAGCTCCCCGTGGTGGAAGACGACCTGGCCACCCTCTGGGAGAGGGACTGGCTCCCCTATCGGATCCTCATCAGGGAGGGGTTGCCCGCCGTCATGGTAGGACACCTCAACTTTCCTCTTCTCTCCAAAAACGACCTGCCCGCCACCCTCTCCCCCCGCGTGATCTCTCTCCTCAGGGAGAAACTCGGCTTCCAGGGACTCGTCATCACGGACGACCTCTACATGATGGGGGCCCGCGTCGCGGGGGAGGACATCCCACATATCGTGGTAGAGGCTCTCTCGGCCGGCAACGACATGGTCCTCTTGTCGAGGCCTCCCCATCCGGGAGACCCGGTCTGGGAGGCCGTGCTGTCGAGATATCGGAACGATCCCGAGTTCAGGAAACGAATACAGACCTCCGTGAGGAGGATCATCACGCTCAAGATCCGATATCTGAAGGCCATGGGGCCAAAAGGCCTCATCCCCTCCGAGGAGACCCTGCGGGAGGTCTTCCCCGACGAGGAAACCGCGGAGGCGTTCGGGGAACAGGCCCTCAGGGCCGTCACCATGATACGAAACGGGAAGGTGCCGCTCTCCCCTGGAGGCGATGCACGCGTACTCCTCGTGGGGCAACACACCAGGTTCCTCTCCATCGGGAAGGAATACTTCCCCCGCGCGGACACCTTCCAGTTTTCCTATCTCCCCTTCTATTTTGCCTCCGAACAGGTGAAGACTCGACTCTCCCGTCTCGTCCAGCAGTATGATCTGGTCATCTACTGTCTCATGAACCCCAACAGTCTCGAGGTCCTCGCCTCGCTCGAAGAATGGGCGCCACGAATCGCGGTGCTCTCCACCCTCACACCGGTGTACCTCGCCGAGGTCCCCTGGGTGGACACAGCGGTGGCCATATACGGCACGAGCGAGGAGTGTTACCGGGGTGGCTTCCTCGCCCTCATGGGCAAACTCACCCCCGCCGGGACACTCCCCATCTCCCTCACCCCCCCCTCCGGAGCACCTCCCTGA
- the trxB gene encoding thioredoxin-disulfide reductase, which translates to MTPDRDVIIVGAGPAGLAAAQYAARAALDTLVIEQMAPGGQALIIDTLENYPGFPEPISGFELAQRFETQARNFGASFLNATVKRISKKEKVFEVETTKGVLTSYAVILASGAAHRKLGIPGEKEYTGRGVSYCATCDGPFFKGKRMLVVGGGDAACDEAMYLSKLTDKIVHIHRRDRFRAQKALAQRVLNNPHIEVRFNTVAVEIRGEEVNGVKKVSSVLLKRVDTGETYEEPIDAVFIFIGSDPQTGFVEGVEKDESGYIITNQEMMSSIPGLFAAGDVRNTPFRQIVVGAGEGAVAAHCAAKYIDELKGEAYE; encoded by the coding sequence ATGACACCCGACCGCGATGTGATCATCGTAGGCGCAGGTCCCGCAGGGCTTGCCGCAGCTCAGTACGCCGCCCGTGCAGCCCTCGATACCCTGGTGATAGAGCAGATGGCACCAGGCGGGCAGGCGCTCATCATCGACACCCTGGAGAACTATCCAGGATTCCCGGAACCCATCTCGGGCTTCGAGCTCGCCCAACGTTTCGAGACCCAGGCGAGGAACTTCGGCGCTTCCTTCCTCAACGCCACGGTGAAACGAATCTCCAAAAAGGAGAAGGTGTTCGAGGTCGAGACGACGAAGGGGGTGCTCACCTCCTACGCGGTGATCCTCGCCTCGGGAGCCGCACATAGGAAGCTGGGGATCCCGGGAGAAAAGGAGTATACCGGTCGAGGGGTCTCCTACTGCGCCACCTGCGACGGTCCCTTCTTCAAGGGGAAGCGGATGCTCGTGGTCGGAGGAGGAGACGCCGCGTGCGACGAGGCGATGTACCTCTCCAAGCTCACGGACAAGATCGTCCACATCCACAGACGCGATCGGTTCAGAGCGCAGAAGGCCTTGGCACAGAGGGTGCTCAACAATCCTCACATCGAGGTGCGGTTCAATACCGTGGCGGTGGAGATAAGGGGTGAGGAAGTGAACGGGGTGAAGAAGGTCTCCTCCGTGCTCCTCAAACGCGTGGATACGGGAGAGACATACGAGGAACCCATCGATGCGGTCTTCATCTTCATCGGCTCCGATCCCCAGACCGGCTTCGTCGAGGGAGTGGAGAAGGACGAATCCGGATACATCATCACGAATCAGGAGATGATGAGCTCCATTCCCGGTCTCTTCGCGGCCGGCGATGTCCGCAACACCCCCTTCCGTCAGATCGTGGTGGGTGCGGGGGAAGGGGCGGTCGCAGCCCACTGTGCAGCGAAGTACATCGACGAACTCAAAGGGGAAGCCTATGAGTAG